A single region of the Euryarchaeota archaeon genome encodes:
- a CDS encoding ArsR family transcriptional regulator, translated as MQLDNWLETAFGSPTRVRVLRYLAAQEGRERTLREVARALGVNPSTARVALFALLDLGLVDVRRLGRSDGYSLRPATSSNLVRRLFGTEAELRKKVFEVLRASTIRGASVVVFGSAVRKEQGPDSDLDILVVAATKDKALGVSLDLDIAINRVGPVAPSFISLGARELRAKWTLPWIENVRREGILVAGRPLESWT; from the coding sequence ATGCAACTCGACAACTGGCTGGAAACCGCATTCGGCAGCCCCACTCGGGTCCGCGTGCTGCGTTATCTCGCGGCCCAGGAGGGGCGTGAACGCACTCTGCGGGAGGTCGCACGCGCTCTCGGCGTGAATCCAAGCACCGCGCGAGTCGCCCTCTTTGCGCTCCTCGACTTGGGATTGGTCGATGTCCGCCGGCTCGGCCGATCCGACGGCTACTCGCTGCGCCCGGCGACAAGTTCCAATCTGGTCCGACGCCTTTTCGGGACGGAGGCGGAACTGAGGAAGAAAGTGTTTGAGGTCCTCCGCGCCTCGACGATAAGAGGCGCCTCCGTCGTGGTCTTCGGGAGCGCGGTCCGCAAAGAACAAGGCCCCGATAGCGACCTTGACATCCTCGTGGTCGCGGCCACCAAGGACAAGGCCTTGGGCGTTTCCCTCGATCTTGACATCGCCATCAACCGGGTCGGGCCCGTGGCGCCGAGCTTCATCAGCCTCGGGGCCCGCGAACTCCGGGCCAAGTGGACGCTGCCGTGGATCGAGAACGTGCGCAGAGAAGGGATCCTCGTCGCTGGTCGACCCCTGGAGTCCTGGACCTGA
- a CDS encoding HEPN domain-containing protein, with product MPRPVDRARWPLSIDKAEEFLRVARACEKTGDWNAGASASVHAAIMACDALTVSALGVRNSGDHKGLAPLVAKALAKSPADAADVRKRILRLLDTKRLAEYDDRPVSAAEATACRKDAERIRDIAKAHAGAD from the coding sequence ATGCCGCGCCCGGTCGACCGTGCCAGGTGGCCCTTGTCCATCGACAAGGCGGAGGAATTCCTTCGCGTCGCACGTGCTTGCGAAAAGACAGGCGACTGGAACGCCGGCGCGAGCGCATCCGTGCATGCGGCCATCATGGCATGTGATGCGTTGACCGTGTCGGCCCTCGGAGTACGGAATTCGGGCGACCACAAGGGCCTCGCACCCCTCGTGGCAAAGGCATTGGCCAAGAGCCCCGCAGACGCAGCCGACGTCCGGAAACGGATCTTGAGGCTTCTCGACACCAAGCGCCTCGCAGAATACGATGACCGGCCCGTTTCCGCCGCCGAGGCGACGGCGTGTCGGAAGGATGCGGAAAGGATCAGGGATATCGCGAAGGCGCACGCCGGCGCGGATTGA